Below is a genomic region from Sphingopyxis terrae subsp. terrae NBRC 15098.
TGGCTGCTCCACCGCCGCGCCATGTTCGCGGGCGACCCCGGCGCCGGTCCCGAGGACAGCGCAGCGCACATCGGCGCGCCAGTTCCTGCCGACCATGCGCTGTGCGCGCATTTTGACGATAATCTCCAGAGGATCGTCGCGGCGAGCGAGCGCCTGTTCGACCGTATCGCGCGGATCGAGGCGGGATGGACCGCCGACGAAGCGGCGCGGCCGGTGCAGGCGCTGCTGGCCCAACTCGAAGCAAGGCTTTGATCGAACTGGTCCCGACCAAGCATTGACGCGGCGTTAACCAATGTGCGCCAAGGTTCGCCCGGAGTCAGAAGTGGGTGCGCCAATGAAATTCGAACCGATCAGTTCCGCCGCGCAGAATCTCGACCAGTCGGTTGCCAGCGACTGCGGCGAGCTTGCCGTCGGCTGCAGCGATGCCGCGGGCCAGATCCAGCGCGCCACCGACC
It encodes:
- a CDS encoding DUF1465 family protein, producing the protein MFRGPIRNGMATQPVQRAQVENLYVEAMLLADEAHAAFRAHRDFEAVARDPILQVGLACESLKTTTRLMHIIAWLLHRRAMFAGDPGAGPEDSAAHIGAPVPADHALCAHFDDNLQRIVAASERLFDRIARIEAGWTADEAARPVQALLAQLEARL